In the Corynebacterium anserum genome, ACATATACGAGGCCGTGGGATTACCCGATGCTGACCTCCCCTTCGACTGGGAAGCTTTTCATGCCAATCCCACCCCATTTCGCATAGGAGCTACCCGCGCAGATACCGGAGAAACCGTTTACTTCGGCCGCGAAGACGCGCCCACTGTACAGGACCTCATGCGCCGTGTCCGTTGCAGTTCCACACTCCCTGGGCTTATGCCAGTACCTGAAGTTGGCGGTGTGGAATATGTCGACGGAGCGTTAGGAAAATCCGGTGGGCTTCCGGTCGATGCTGCGATCGACGATGGGTTCGAGAAGTTCCTCATCATCCGGACTCGCCCTCGTGGGTTCCGACGCACCCCGCCCCGTTCTCCACAACTCATCCGGCGCATGCTCCGCAAGCGCCCGGTTGTGGCTGACCTCATGCTGACCCGACATGAACGCTATAACAAAGCCTGTGAACTCATTGAAGATCTAGAACAGTCAGGTCAAGCCAAAGTCTTCTACCCAGAAAATATGAAGATCGCCAACATTGAGCGCAATTTCCCCAAGTTACAGCAGGCCTTCAATTACGGCCTCGAACAAACCCAACGCGAATGGGACGAGTGGATACAGTTTCTAGGAAACTAGAAGATTTCCAACCCCCCTGGTCTCAACCAAACGCTCACTCACAACGCCGACAACCGTTACCCCGACGCAACCAGACACTCGCCCATAACGCCGACAACCATTACCCCGACCCCAACCAAACGTGCCGATAGGACACTAACCCATCGTGTCGATGAGTTTAAGCACACCAATAAAGACCAACACTGCTGCCACGATATAACCGGATCCTGCCGTCAATCGTTCTTTGTGGCGCCCCATTTTTTCTATTAAGAGGGCTACGGGCGACTCGGGGTGGCGCTGGATAAAACCAATCAGCATGGCAAAGACAAACGGCAAGCTTAGTGCCAAGCTGGCGTACAACACCACACCAAGGTACTTTGCACCCATAGGTATATCGGTCACCGACAAATAACCCAAACCCGCAAAAAAGGGAAAAGAGGTCGCCGATTGAATAATGCCCAACACCATGCCAGCAGTGAAAGTCGTGGCATTGGGGGCCTTCAGTGGCGCAACAAGCGTATTAATCAGAGGAGCCGGATCACCTCCGCGAAATGATAAAACGGCACTGAGCAGGCCAACCGCAACCAGCGTATAGCCCATAATCGGCGATTCTAAGAAATGCCGAACCGGTTCCCCAATCCAATCAAAAAACAGCAGCGTGGCCAGGCTCAACAGAAATACGCCGAACCAGTCACCGAATACCAGCAAGCTGGCCACCCGGGCATACTTCCCCGTACGCGCATGAATCACCGCAACCGCAAACAGAACCCCAACGAGAAGGACATTCAGTGAGTCCAACAATGCATAACTCACGGCATGCAACACTGCAATGGCCTCCAGGAGGTTAACAACAAACGCATAAGGATTGAATTTCAAGCCCCGCGACAACCGAGGAATAATGTAACCATCAGACTACATTGTCAACATTGCCACAAAGCCACTCCGCAAGAACAACGGCATGGTTGACTTCACGATCATTCGCCGCAAAAACAAGAACTAGCGGTCGATCTTCTGTGGCACGACGAGCACGTTCACACAGATCGGCAAGGTCTTGCCCTGCAGGTTTGGCACTTTCTGTCTCCTGCCCACCTGTATGTTCATCGATTTCATCAGCATGCTCGTCAAGCTCTGCGATATAAAACTTACGGAACTGTTCAAACTTAGACTGCTCATGGTTAAACCATTGACGGAGTTCCGGTGACAGGGCTACCTCCTTTAACCAAGCATGCAGCTTGACACTATTCTTTTTCACTCCGCGAGGCCACAAACGGTCAACCAGAACCTCCGTACCTACAAGATCCACGTTCCCGTTCAGTAAGTCATGAATCTTCACGGTCTGAATATAAGCCATGTGCCCAACAATAGATAGTCTCTGAAAAGTTACAAGCCTCAACAGTTGAGCACTCTCCTGTGTCTAAGCGTCACCGCAGCTGCTAACATCATTGCCGTGGTGAATGCGACATGAATCAACTCAAGGCCATGTTCGAGCTAAATCCCTCGAACCGCGACCATATTCCTGCCTTTCGCATTGCTTTTGGAATCGCCGTACCGCTCCTCCTATTGCTCGCCATTAACCGCTTAGATCTAGCGATTTACGCGACCTTTGGTGCTTTTACAGGATTATTCGCACGTCACGAATCACGTCGCTCCCGGTTCCTCCGCCAATCACTCGCCGGCACCATTCTCACCCTCTGTGCTCTCACAGGAGCCATTATGTCATGGTACATGGTGGGTTTTTGGGTGATAGTAGTGGTGACATCGTTTATCTCAAGTGGCGCAGCTATGCTGGCCGCACAATACAATCTCCGACCCGCCGGCTCCATCTTCTTCGTTTTCGCTGTATCAGCAATCGCTTCCATACACGGAGGCCAGGAAGGCGTACATCCCCTCCTAGCTACAGTCGTCGCTGCAGTCACGGCTGGGTTCTGCGTAGTTCTTGGAGCTTTCGCGCACCTCATTGGGGAAGGCCCACAACCCGGTTCTGAAACACTTCCCGACCAAACGTACACACACCGTGAGCTCCGCGGGCATGGCTTACGTTTTTTCATCGCGCCTCTTGTTGCTGGGTTCCTTGGTGTACTCTCTGTGACCACAATCCCTGAGCTCTCACACCCTTATTGGGCAATGGTAGCTGGAGTCGCTCCCCTCACCCCACCACATCATGCTGGGCGTATCCAGCGTGCTCTACAAAGAATCCTCGGCACACTCGCAGGCGTGGTAACTGCAGCCTTCCTCCTATCATTCCCCACGCTACCCTGGCAAGTAGTGGTGTGGATTATCATTTTGCAATTCCTTGGAGAGATTTATATCGGCCGTAACTACGCGCTTGCCTTAACGTTCATCACCCCAGTCGCCCTCATGATGACCCAAATGGCTCACCCCATTCCTGTCGATGCCCTTCTCCTGGCTCGTACAATCGAAACAGTTATCGGCGCCTTCGTTGCAATGGGAATCGTCGCTCTCGGCTACTCCATAGATAACCCGCATATTGTCATAAAGTTTGGACAAACGATGAAAAATGAGAGTCGTTAGAGCTTCCTCTAGGCAATCATCACGCCCCGTCTCTCACTCTTCGATAGACTGAAGTCATGCCTCTCATTCGACTAATTTTGAATATCATCTGGCTCCTCACTGCCGGGATCTGGCTCTGGTTGAGTTATATCCTCGCGGGTCTCA is a window encoding:
- a CDS encoding patatin family protein, which gives rise to MATTTMQLERTIVLQRQAPTMVHAEKVALIYEGGGMRNAYTAAVVDRLIYNSVTFGWVGGISAGATHTANYLSGDRVRARKCFVEFGADPRTGGVRSFLRGTGYFNAEYIYEAVGLPDADLPFDWEAFHANPTPFRIGATRADTGETVYFGREDAPTVQDLMRRVRCSSTLPGLMPVPEVGGVEYVDGALGKSGGLPVDAAIDDGFEKFLIIRTRPRGFRRTPPRSPQLIRRMLRKRPVVADLMLTRHERYNKACELIEDLEQSGQAKVFYPENMKIANIERNFPKLQQAFNYGLEQTQREWDEWIQFLGN
- a CDS encoding DUF488 domain-containing protein, which translates into the protein MAYIQTVKIHDLLNGNVDLVGTEVLVDRLWPRGVKKNSVKLHAWLKEVALSPELRQWFNHEQSKFEQFRKFYIAELDEHADEIDEHTGGQETESAKPAGQDLADLCERARRATEDRPLVLVFAANDREVNHAVVLAEWLCGNVDNVV
- a CDS encoding FUSC family protein produces the protein MNQLKAMFELNPSNRDHIPAFRIAFGIAVPLLLLLAINRLDLAIYATFGAFTGLFARHESRRSRFLRQSLAGTILTLCALTGAIMSWYMVGFWVIVVVTSFISSGAAMLAAQYNLRPAGSIFFVFAVSAIASIHGGQEGVHPLLATVVAAVTAGFCVVLGAFAHLIGEGPQPGSETLPDQTYTHRELRGHGLRFFIAPLVAGFLGVLSVTTIPELSHPYWAMVAGVAPLTPPHHAGRIQRALQRILGTLAGVVTAAFLLSFPTLPWQVVVWIIILQFLGEIYIGRNYALALTFITPVALMMTQMAHPIPVDALLLARTIETVIGAFVAMGIVALGYSIDNPHIVIKFGQTMKNESR